One window of Caldisericum exile AZM16c01 genomic DNA carries:
- a CDS encoding CARDB domain-containing protein, producing MKRVVSVVLLFLFLLPNFPVPKPTTIKSVSTSIFYDFVSNASSASWSSGAGTLPFPGSDSDSRGFALFRTQITLEDNKVYSKVLETHPQWVDTGWIQGIYPQITIPNNSKLNINVGFIKGATNSDGVIFRVYFQQGQTRQTLIEQRAFYDGHLDSVSFDLSSLSHKTGNFILYVNALKGSGQDWAVWATANIEQTTVSLSDLTITDIRRSGSTICYTIKNIGDTSVGSPNQLVTYYTALFIDGTLKAQDQLNAILQPGQSIDRCFNFQYSMSGTEDIIRVCADYQQNVTEKDESNNCKEVTWKQELPDLTVTKIYCAGDNQVTFTIANIGTAHIPAGSDGIIDVYVDGTKSTWLKISTVPTSSTGGSIYYAGGTSTFLISTKITKPCVVKVVVDSGNTIAESNETNNTMEAKVEPCIPKPDLTVSKIYCSADSRLTITLSNIGSAPMPAGSDGLVNVYIDGTKAAWFKLSVVPTFSTGGGIYNAGGTSTYELATHITKTISVKVIVDSENNIDEFDETNNTMEAKVEPYKGKIDFAIDSIFIKGSSICYTLINLSSNSLESGNICCSISVDDKIIGEDCFSTIGAASKIERCYSHEMTNGQHIVKVCADSKNVFLEINEDNNCLEKSLYVENLPDLVVDTIDCKDSSIVVYVNNIGPGKIKSIDGIINNVYFNGELKATFDLGQPFFDVQEKPKGKGWAYIVECQFENSSPSNKIKIVLDVNNKLKEQDENNNTKEINCTCKKTIPAPTVYVRYQLPQGVAGPPTSSHKITFIADAHGSNKVSRIVFFINGNKVYECLSPEEKKGIKLPYWECSYTGGPYEPGTIKFKAEAYNIYGVKGVSEEMTINIECGKIGFTFGEGGRTLKSSITIFGKPDKDSDGLSDCWENQAMEEVNPYIEFDEDETQKDIEKNVVNFVRVTPYNVYKGNSHQGYILFYFVVCWPQDYGRFGFEAHSGDTEPFVMVWRLVDEYTIHFEFLYVEGHGGCNKRKDVWYTVGTSCNESGICDFLENKIAQETLCSALEFKNNRLKLYASQDKHTIYPSCEACESTIIVMPSSEMSFDKDKALNDLGQIIGTIVRTIWESIMWFFDKIWDFFTYTKDDNLGTQVVVVSFTDIWNLFWGTYDPIPPEERVISRVKNVTFEKKGDYKYTLGYSITVSNVRPDLAHVKIMFESLYCDDETNGYDPEGYDMNGNQDEPYLLIDGFSLYPEGAVTWAAGVPRTQNIDSGEWCSMPQFVIYEGNVTPFYFVGFSATLFDDDGRATQEGDRRSMAESIAKKLYELLVANDNSCETCGKNCSTNVLGTLRHLFSINIGEDCGSKDKVYRLKTYNVGEPAHLLINDLTKYGFPGEFVDGHNCVKNGEGHFCGSGECNDDCARSILDWISDVSIQDGNKHFERIYEELTK from the coding sequence ATGAAACGGGTAGTATCAGTAGTACTTTTGTTCCTTTTCCTATTACCTAATTTTCCTGTTCCTAAACCAACAACTATCAAATCGGTTTCAACTTCTATCTTTTATGACTTCGTTTCAAATGCTTCCAGTGCAAGTTGGAGTAGTGGTGCAGGAACTCTTCCTTTTCCAGGTTCTGATTCAGACTCTCGTGGTTTTGCTCTTTTCCGAACACAAATAACTCTTGAAGATAACAAGGTATACTCTAAAGTTCTTGAAACCCACCCGCAATGGGTGGACACTGGTTGGATACAAGGCATCTATCCCCAGATTACAATTCCCAATAACTCAAAACTTAATATCAATGTTGGATTTATCAAAGGCGCAACTAATTCTGACGGAGTAATTTTCCGGGTCTACTTTCAGCAGGGGCAAACTCGCCAAACATTAATTGAGCAACGAGCATTCTACGATGGGCATCTTGATTCTGTTAGTTTCGACTTGTCTTCCCTATCTCACAAAACAGGTAACTTTATTCTCTATGTCAATGCTCTAAAAGGTTCTGGTCAGGACTGGGCTGTATGGGCAACTGCTAACATAGAACAAACTACTGTTTCTTTATCAGATCTTACAATAACAGATATTAGAAGAAGTGGTTCTACAATCTGCTATACGATTAAGAATATAGGTGATACATCAGTTGGAAGTCCAAATCAACTTGTAACTTATTACACTGCGCTTTTTATTGATGGAACATTGAAAGCACAAGATCAACTGAATGCAATTTTGCAACCAGGGCAGAGTATTGATCGTTGCTTCAATTTTCAATACTCTATGTCAGGTACAGAGGACATCATTAGGGTTTGTGCTGATTATCAGCAAAATGTGACAGAGAAGGATGAGTCAAATAACTGCAAAGAAGTAACCTGGAAACAGGAGCTTCCAGACTTAACAGTCACAAAGATTTATTGTGCAGGCGATAACCAAGTTACATTTACTATTGCAAACATAGGCACTGCCCATATACCTGCAGGCTCAGATGGGATAATAGATGTCTATGTTGATGGAACAAAGTCTACCTGGTTAAAGATATCAACCGTTCCTACTTCATCCACAGGTGGTAGCATTTATTACGCAGGCGGAACAAGCACCTTCCTTATCTCTACAAAGATTACAAAGCCCTGTGTTGTTAAAGTAGTTGTTGATTCCGGAAATACAATTGCTGAATCAAATGAAACAAATAATACAATGGAAGCAAAGGTTGAACCGTGTATCCCTAAGCCTGATCTAACGGTTTCAAAAATCTACTGTTCGGCAGATAGCAGATTGACTATCACACTTTCAAACATAGGCTCTGCTCCTATGCCAGCAGGTTCAGATGGTCTTGTTAACGTTTATATAGATGGAACAAAAGCAGCTTGGTTCAAACTTTCGGTTGTTCCTACTTTTTCTACTGGAGGAGGTATTTACAATGCAGGTGGTACAAGCACTTATGAACTTGCTACTCACATAACAAAAACAATTTCAGTGAAGGTGATTGTAGACTCCGAAAACAACATCGACGAATTCGATGAAACAAATAATACAATGGAAGCAAAGGTTGAACCTTATAAAGGTAAAATAGATTTCGCAATTGATAGCATTTTCATAAAAGGTTCTTCTATTTGCTATACATTAATAAACTTAAGCAGTAATTCCCTTGAATCGGGGAATATCTGTTGTTCGATAAGCGTTGACGACAAAATAATTGGAGAAGATTGTTTTTCAACTATCGGAGCTGCCAGTAAAATTGAACGATGCTATAGTCATGAAATGACTAATGGACAACATATTGTTAAGGTTTGTGCAGATTCTAAAAATGTTTTTTTGGAAATTAACGAAGATAATAATTGTCTTGAAAAATCACTTTACGTTGAAAACCTGCCCGATCTTGTAGTTGATACAATCGATTGCAAAGATAGTTCTATTGTTGTTTACGTGAATAATATCGGACCAGGCAAAATAAAGAGTATTGATGGAATAATTAACAATGTCTATTTTAATGGAGAATTAAAGGCGACTTTTGATTTAGGTCAGCCTTTCTTTGATGTTCAAGAAAAACCAAAAGGCAAAGGTTGGGCTTATATTGTTGAATGTCAGTTCGAAAACAGTTCGCCCTCAAACAAAATAAAAATTGTTCTTGATGTAAACAATAAACTAAAGGAACAAGACGAAAACAATAATACAAAGGAAATAAACTGCACATGCAAGAAAACTATTCCGGCGCCAACTGTATATGTTAGATATCAGCTTCCACAAGGAGTTGCTGGACCACCCACAAGCTCTCACAAAATAACCTTTATTGCAGATGCACATGGATCTAATAAAGTTAGCAGAATTGTTTTCTTTATAAACGGAAACAAGGTATACGAATGTTTGTCGCCTGAAGAGAAAAAGGGTATAAAACTACCATATTGGGAGTGTTCATATACTGGCGGTCCATATGAACCTGGAACAATTAAGTTCAAAGCAGAAGCTTATAACATTTACGGAGTAAAAGGCGTATCCGAAGAAATGACAATAAATATAGAATGTGGCAAAATAGGGTTCACATTTGGTGAAGGAGGCAGGACTCTCAAAAGCAGTATAACAATTTTTGGTAAGCCTGACAAAGACAGTGACGGGCTTTCAGATTGTTGGGAAAACCAGGCTATGGAAGAGGTAAATCCATATATTGAGTTTGATGAGGATGAGACTCAAAAAGACATTGAAAAAAATGTTGTCAATTTTGTTCGAGTAACTCCTTACAATGTATACAAAGGAAATTCTCATCAGGGATACATTCTGTTTTATTTTGTTGTATGCTGGCCACAAGACTATGGAAGATTTGGATTTGAGGCCCATTCAGGTGATACTGAACCATTTGTAATGGTATGGAGGCTTGTCGATGAATATACAATTCACTTTGAATTTCTTTATGTAGAAGGACATGGCGGATGTAACAAAAGAAAAGATGTTTGGTACACGGTTGGCACATCGTGTAATGAAAGCGGTATTTGTGACTTTCTTGAAAATAAAATTGCACAAGAAACCCTTTGCTCGGCTCTTGAATTTAAAAACAACAGACTTAAGTTATATGCTTCCCAGGATAAGCACACCATTTACCCCTCTTGTGAAGCATGTGAAAGTACTATTATAGTTATGCCTAGTTCCGAAATGTCATTTGATAAAGATAAGGCCTTGAACGATCTTGGGCAAATAATAGGGACTATTGTAAGAACAATTTGGGAATCAATAATGTGGTTTTTTGATAAGATATGGGATTTTTTTACATATACAAAAGATGACAACTTAGGTACACAAGTTGTCGTTGTTAGTTTCACAGACATTTGGAACTTATTCTGGGGAACTTATGACCCAATACCTCCAGAAGAAAGAGTAATATCAAGAGTAAAGAATGTAACTTTTGAGAAGAAAGGCGACTACAAGTATACTCTAGGATATTCCATTACAGTTTCCAACGTTAGGCCAGACTTGGCTCATGTGAAAATCATGTTTGAGTCCTTATACTGTGATGACGAAACTAACGGTTATGACCCAGAAGGGTATGATATGAACGGTAATCAAGACGAGCCATATTTGCTCATAGACGGATTTTCGCTTTACCCAGAAGGCGCTGTAACATGGGCTGCAGGTGTACCAAGGACCCAAAATATTGACTCAGGAGAGTGGTGCAGCATGCCACAGTTTGTTATTTACGAGGGGAATGTGACTCCTTTCTATTTTGTGGGGTTTTCAGCAACGTTGTTCGATGATGATGGGCGCGCTACTCAAGAGGGCGATAGAAGAAGCATGGCAGAGAGTATTGCGAAAAAACTGTACGAACTTTTAGTGGCAAATGATAATTCATGCGAGACTTGTGGTAAGAACTGCAGCACAAATGTGCTTGGAACTCTTAGACATTTATTTTCAATTAACATTGGCGAAGATTGTGGAAGTAAGGACAAAGTTTATAGACTGAAGACTTATAATGTCGGAGAGCCTGCTCATCTACTAATAAATGATCTAACTAAGTATGGCTTTCCAGGAGAGTTTGTGGATGGACATAATTGTGTTAAAAACGGGGAGGGACACTTTTGCGGATCTGGTGAATGCAATGACGACTGTGCTAGATCTATACTTGACTGGATAAGCGATGTTAGCATCCAAGATGGCAATAAGCACTTTGAAAGGATATACGAAGAATTAACAAAGTGA
- a CDS encoding chromate transporter: MKIKKCLKLFFIFFQIGLFTIGGGYAMIPLMREHLVRREKYINEEEFLDIFAISQITPGPIAINMATFIGSKQAGAKGSAFATFGVVLPSFIIILLISFFFANLTKIPLVQRLFIGILTGVVGEIAYITVDLFKKQKYTALFWIILASSLIKLFVIKISPIYVILLGGFIGIIFGKDNSANAS; this comes from the coding sequence ATGAAAATTAAAAAGTGTTTGAAACTATTTTTCATTTTCTTTCAGATAGGCTTATTTACAATAGGTGGCGGATATGCAATGATACCTCTTATGAGAGAACATCTTGTAAGAAGAGAAAAGTACATAAATGAAGAGGAATTCCTGGACATTTTTGCCATATCTCAAATTACACCTGGACCAATTGCAATTAACATGGCAACTTTTATTGGTTCAAAGCAAGCGGGAGCAAAAGGCTCAGCATTCGCAACATTTGGGGTAGTGTTGCCGTCGTTCATTATAATACTTCTTATCTCATTTTTCTTTGCAAACCTCACAAAAATCCCGCTAGTGCAAAGGCTTTTTATAGGCATATTAACAGGAGTTGTTGGAGAGATTGCATATATCACTGTCGATCTCTTTAAAAAACAGAAATACACTGCTCTTTTTTGGATCATATTGGCTTCATCTCTAATTAAGCTTTTTGTAATCAAAATAAGCCCTATCTATGTAATTCTTCTTGGTGGCTTTATTGGAATCATCTTTGGGAAAGACAACAGTGCCAATGCTTCTTAG
- a CDS encoding recombinase family protein, which translates to MLNSEGLKTNKGNVYSPSTVRGILTNEVYTGILIWNKYDKKTREKKYNDKKDWVKIDNRIPKIIDKKDFVTVQKLLRKGRK; encoded by the coding sequence ATCCTAAACAGCGAAGGATTAAAAACCAACAAAGGGAATGTTTACTCGCCCTCGACAGTTAGGGGAATTCTGACAAATGAGGTTTACACAGGGATACTTATCTGGAACAAGTACGACAAGAAAACAAGAGAAAAGAAATACAACGATAAAAAGGATTGGGTCAAAATCGATAACAGAATCCCTAAAATAATCGACAAAAAGGACTTTGTAACCGTCCAAAAGCTTTTGAGGAAAGGAAGAAAATGA
- a CDS encoding adenine nucleotide alpha hydrolase family protein, whose protein sequence is MRGIDFLRIKHKLRIIMWYYYAELKNYFVLGYCNKTEKLTGYFGKYGDSGSDIDTIAGLYKTQVREIEDLLLSHMK, encoded by the coding sequence ATGAGAGGAATTGACTTCCTTAGGATAAAGCACAAGCTAAGAATTATAATGTGGTATTACTATGCTGAGTTGAAAAATTATTTTGTCCTTGGCTACTGTAATAAGACTGAAAAACTAACGGGCTACTTTGGAAAATATGGAGATTCAGGTTCTGATATTGACACGATTGCTGGACTTTATAAAACTCAAGTGAGAGAAATTGAAGATTTGTTGTTGTCCCATATGAAATAA